The proteins below are encoded in one region of Coffea arabica cultivar ET-39 chromosome 4c, Coffea Arabica ET-39 HiFi, whole genome shotgun sequence:
- the LOC113738816 gene encoding uncharacterized protein: protein MEEGNQKELQLLPADSQTTPSSSNASAWPSSESSIKLRSTTDPFEGPSLDLQLSISFRTIRTGATAKDYTNNDNLMMKSDPSGRVEALKWQAAEEIRLAAMEKAYAERVRELSRREMELAQTEFARARNMWERARGEVEKAEKLKERATRQMDSTCMEITCQSCRQKFRPS, encoded by the coding sequence ATGGAAGAAGGCAACCAGAAAGAATTGCAACTTCTTCCAGCTGATTCACAAACGACGCCTTCATCATCAAATGCTTCAGCTTGGCCCTCATCAGAATCCTCCATAAAACTCCGATCAACGACCGATCCCTTCGAGGGACCATCACTGGACCTTCAGTTGTCTATCAGCTTCAGAACTATAAGGACTGGTGCTACTGCGAAAGATTACACTAACAATGATAATCTGATGATGAAATCTGATCCATCAGGGCGCGTTGAGGCCTTGAAATGGCAGGCCGCTGAGGAAATTAGGCTGGCTGCCATGGAGAAGGCGTATGCTGAACGTGTGAGGGAGCTTAGCAGGCGAGAAATGGAGCTGGCGCAGACCGAATTCGCCCGTGCTAGGAACATGTGGGAGAGGGCTCGTGGTGAGGTTGAGAAGGCtgaaaaattgaaggaaagagCTACTCGGCAGATGGATTCTACGTGCATGGAGATCACTTGCCAATCTTGCAGGCAAAAATTTCGACCTTCataa
- the LOC113738899 gene encoding uncharacterized protein produces MESNKDEAIKAKGMAEQKLAENDILGAKRFASKAQSLFPRLEGLSQFLQTLNIYAAAERKVNGELDWYKILGVHPLADAETIKKQYRKLALALHPDKNKAVGADGAFKILSEAWSLLSDKVKRAAYDEKQNIRALYQKGAGQNPPGGVKEYGNENFTNTSSTVSKPSVPVNTQTDSAPPTATFWTQCTRCLIKYQYLAEHRNCILVCYKCLQPFMAAEMPSLPVNNNPTSTPRSQYPQEQGSHPGNNASSDSGRNFPPIPKTEPLGFPGVGLNNKANVPQGSSFKFGGSGSMSTPATAAAQPATVPQGSSFVFGGSRSMSTPATAAAQPAKVPQDSSFKFGGSRSMSTPATTAAAQPATVSQGSSFIFGGSRSMSTPATAAAQPAKVPQDSSFKFGGSRSMSTLATTAAAQPTFTFQQMGENLKRGREEAVTGKVHKEFLKRDPSKKSDSGSPSYNVSSSGKADKTAKKRRVDQHKARVAGKDVKTRARGVSGRGNSRGNQMAKSGAEKVDNLPKSLRELSQSEIREMLMVKARTEIRKKLQQWNVAALQKSSDTTASMSTPEPDALGSLPSASITGSNTEAAAIVTMDVPDPEFYDFDKDRVEKSFTKNQVWASYDNEDGMPRFYAFIHKVLSRKPFEVQISWLHSKSSSEFGPQNWVGRGFAKTCGVFRIGKYEVNRALNSFSHRVSWNKGAKGVIQIVPKKGDVWALYRNWSSDWDELTPNDVIRQYDMVEVLQDYNEEQGVAVAPLVKTAGFRSVFHRHLDKNKIYKIPREEMFRFSHQVASYLLTGQEAQAAPKDCRELDTAAMPLELLQVLKEAKEGEVGKIADEVTATGNVDATPSTEDVKHVEPQPILVYSRRSRGSR; encoded by the coding sequence ATGGAAAGCAACAAGGATGAGGCAATTAAGGCGAAAGGAATGGCGGAGCAGAAGTTGGCAGAAAATGACATATTGGGAGCCAAGAGATTTGCTTCCAAGGCTCAGAGTCTGTTTCCCAGACTTGAAGGCCTTTCGCAGTTTCTACAAACACTCAATATTTATGCTGCTGCTGAGAGAAAGGTGAATGGAGAATTGGACTGGTACAAGATCCTCGGAGTGCATCCCCTGGCTGATGCTGAGACAATCAAGAAACAGTATCGGAAATTGGCACTTGCTCTCCACCCTGATAAGAACAAGGCAGTTGGGGCAGATGGCGCATTTAAGATTCTCTCTGAAGCTTGGAGTTTGCTCTCTGATAAGGTTAAGCGAGCTGCTTATGATGAGAAGCAGAACATAAGGGCATTGTATCAAAAGGGTGCTGGTCAGAATCCACCAGGTGGCGTCAAGGAGTATGGTAATGAAAATTTTACCAACACATCATCAACCGTGAGTAAGCCTTCTGTTCCAGTTAATACCCAGACTGATTCTGCACCTCCTACAGCTACCTTTTGGACTCAATGCACAAGATGTCTTATAAAGTATCAGTATTTGGCTGAGCACCGAAACTGTATTCTTGTCTGTTATAAGTGTCTTCAGCCCTTTATGGCAGCAGAGATGCCTTCTCTACCCGTGAATAACAACCCTACATCCACCCCAAGGTCCCAGTACCCACAAGAACAAGGTAGCCATCCTGGTAACAATGCTTCCTCTGATTCTGGAAGAAATTTCCCTCCGATCCCAAAAACTGAACCTCTTGGGTTTCCAGGTGTTGGCTTGAACAATAAGGCAAATGTTCCACAGGGTTCATCTTTCAAATTTGGTGGTTCAGGAAGTATGTCTACACCGGCCACTGCTGCTGCTCAACCTGCGACTGTCCCACAGGGTTCATCTTTCGTATTTGGTGGTTCTAGAAGTATGTCTACTCCAGCCACTGCTGCTGCGCAACCTGCAAAGGTTCCACAGGATTCATCTTTCAAATTTGGTGGTTCCAGAAGTATGTCTACACCGGCCACCACCGCTGCTGCTCAACCTGCGACTGTGTCACAGGGTTCATCTTTCATATTTGGTGGTTCCAGAAGTATGTCTACACCAGCCACCGCTGCTGCCCAACCTGCAAAGGTTCCACAGGATTCATCTTTCAAATTTGGTGGTTCGAGAAGTATGTCTACACTGGCCACCACCGCTGCTGCTCAACCTACATTTACTTTCCAACAGATGGGTGAAAATTTAAAGAGAGGACGCGAAGAGGCTGTTACTGGTAAAGTGCATAAAGAGTTCCTGAAAAGAGATCCTTCTAAGAAGTCTGATTCTGGTTCACCATCTTATAATGTCTCCAGTTCTGGTAAAGCAGATAAGACAGCAAAGAAGAGACGCGTTGATCAACATAAAGCAAGAGTCGCTGGGAAAGATGTAAAGACTCGGGCCCGTGGAGTTAGTGGACGTGGAAATTCTCGTGGAAATCAAATGGCTAAGTCTGGAGCAGAGAAAGTCGACAACTTGCCGAAGAGTTTAAGGGAACTGTCGCAGTCAGAAATCCGAGAGATGCTGATGGTAAAGGCAAGGACCGAAATCCGCAAGAAGTTACAGCAGTGGAATGTGGCTGCTTTACAGAAGTCTTCAGATACAACTGCCTCCATGAGTACCCCCGAGCCAGATGCACTGGGAAGCTTGCCTTCTGCTTCAATTACTGGCTCTAACACAGAAGCTGCTGCCATTGTGACAATGGATGTCCCTGATCCAGAGTTCTACGATTTTGACAAAGACAGGGTGGAGAAATCATTTACCAAGAACCAGGTTTGGGCTTCTTATGACAACGAGGATGGTATGCCTCGTTTTTATGCATTTATTCATAAAGTGTTGTCCAGAAAGCCCTTCGAAGTTCAGATTAGTTGGTTACATTCCAAAAGCAGCAGCGAATTTGGTCCACAAAATTGGGTGGGCCGTGGATTTGCAAAAACTTGTGGAGTTTTCAGAATTGGCAAATATGAAGTGAATAGGGCACTCAATTCTTTTTCGCACAGGGTTAGTTGGAACAAAGGTGCAAAGGGGGTTATTCAAATAGTTCCAAAAAAGGGAGATGTCTGGGCTTTATATAGGAACTGGTCTTCTGATTGGGACGAGCTCACTCCAAATGATGTCATACGTCAGTATGATATGGTTGAAGTGCTTCAAGACTACAATGAGGAGCAAGGTGTTGCTGTTGCTCCATTAGTCAAAACTGCAGGTTTCAGGTCTGTATTTCACCGGCATTTGGACAAAAATAAGATCTACAAAATTCCAAGAGAAGAGATGTTCCGGTTTTCTCATCAGGTAGCTTCGTACCTACTTACTGGTCAAGAAGCTCAAGCTGCCCCAAAGGATTGTCGTGAACTAGATACAGCAGCTATGCCTTTGGAACTTCTCCAGGTTCTAAAAGAAGCCAAGGAGGGAGAAGTTGGAAAAATAGCTGATGAAGTGACTGCAACAGGAAATGTGGATGCAACACCGAGTACAGAAGATGTCAAACATGTTGAACCACAACCAATTTTGGTGTACTCGAGGAGATCCAGGGGAAGCAGGTAG
- the LOC113739807 gene encoding protein NUCLEAR FUSION DEFECTIVE 4 isoform X2: MMRLQYIYLARQLLYQKNFELCILIFVGTNGETYFNTGALVSCVQNFPKSRGPVVGILKGFAGLSGAILTQIYAMMNFPNQASLIFMVAVCPTVIISALMFIVRPVGGHKQFRQSDNSSFLFTYSICLVLAAYLLTVLVLEDLVSLNQTLIIILTVILIVLILLPIAIPIMLVFFSQPRPTTEESLLLDPQKQEAGKMGQDENEVIFSEVEDEKASDVDSLPASERHKRIAHLQAKLFQAAAEGAVRVKRRKGPRRGEDFTLLQALVKADFWLIFISLVLASGSGLTVIDNLGQMCQSLGYSNTHIFVSMISIFNFLGRIAGGYFSENIIRHYAYPRPVAMAVVQVIMAIALFFYAMGWPGAIYVVSVLIGLGYGAHWAIVPAAVSELFGLKSFGSLYNFLTLASPAGSLIFSGVIASGIYDYQAKKQHQMLDPIGRVEEAESLTCNGTICYSITCGIMSGLCAISVVLSLIVVHRTKRVYTQLYANPQT; this comes from the exons ATGATGAGACTCCAATATATCTACTTGGCTAGACAGCTACTCTACCAGAAGAACTTTGAG CTATGCATTTTGATATTTGTCGGAACAAATGGTGAGACGTACTTCAATACAGGAGctcttgtttcttgtgttcAGAACTTCCCCAAAAGCCGTGGTCCAGTCGTTGGCATACTAAAGGGATTTGCTGGCTTAAGTGGTGCAATTCTTACTCAAATATATGCCATGATGAACTTTCCCAATCAAGCATCACTAATCTTTATGGTTGCTGTTTGTCCGACTGTGATTATAAGTGCTCTCATGTTCATTGTTCGACCAGTTGGAGGTCACAAGCAATTTAGACAAAGTGATAATTCAAGCTTCTTGTTTACTTACAGTATTTGCCTTGTTCTAGCTGCTTATCTCTTGACAGTATTGGTACTTGAAGATTTAGTCAGTCTGAACCAGACATTGATCATAATATTAACTGTTATTTTAATTGTTCTCATTTTACTTCCTATTGCAATCCCCATTATGTTGGTTTTCTTCTCGCAACCAAGACCCACAACAGAAGAGAGCCTTCTTCTTGATCCCCAGAAACAGGAAGCTGGTAAAATGGGACAGGATGAGAATGAGGTAATTTTCAGTGAGGTGGAAGATGAGAAAGCCTCGGATGTTGATTCACTTCCAGCATCAGAGAGGCATAAAAGAATTGCTCATTTGCAAGCTAAACTGTTTCAAGCAGCTGCAGAAGGAGCTGTAAGGGTTAAGCGGAGAAAAGGTCCTCGTAGAGGAGAGGATTTTACTTTGTTGCAGGCACTTGTGAAGGCAGATTTCTGGCTTATTTTTATCTCATTGGTACTAGCTTCTGGTTCTGGGTTGACAGTGATTGATAACCTTGGTCAGATGTGCCAATCCCTTGGTTACAGCAATACTCACATCTTTGTCTCAATGATTAGCATTTTTAATTTCCTTGGTCGTATTGCTGGAGGATACTTCTCTGAGAACATTATAAG ACACTATGCATACCCAAGACCAGTGGCAATGGCTGTGGTTCAGGTCATTATGGCAATTGCACTTTTCTTCTATGCTATGGGTTGGCCTGGGGCAATTTATGTAGTCTCGGTGCTTATTGGACTTGGATATGGGGCACACTGGGCAATCGTGCCAGCTGCAGTGTCTGaattgtttggattgaaaaGCTTCGGTTCCTTGTATAATTTCCTGACATTGGCAAGCCCAGCTGGCTCTTTAATCTTTTCTGGTGTTATTGCCAGTGGAATATATGACTATCAGGCCAAGAAACAACATCAGATGCTGGATCCCATAGGACGTGTTGAGGAAGCTGAGTCACTCACTTGCAACGGCACCATCTGCTACTCAATCACTTGTGGAATCATGTCAGGACTCTGTGCAATTTCTGTTGTGCTGAGTCTAATTGTTGTTCATCGAACGAAGAGGGTCTACACTCAACTTTATGCAAACCCTCAGACTTGA
- the LOC113739807 gene encoding protein NUCLEAR FUSION DEFECTIVE 4 isoform X1: MVIQIPEKLKSFFNNKWAVFVASMWVQSCSGIGYLFGSISPVIKSTMGYNQRQVSMLGVAKDLGDAIGFIAGSLCEILPIWSVLLIGVVQNFIGYGLVGLIVVGALPALPLWVLCILIFVGTNGETYFNTGALVSCVQNFPKSRGPVVGILKGFAGLSGAILTQIYAMMNFPNQASLIFMVAVCPTVIISALMFIVRPVGGHKQFRQSDNSSFLFTYSICLVLAAYLLTVLVLEDLVSLNQTLIIILTVILIVLILLPIAIPIMLVFFSQPRPTTEESLLLDPQKQEAGKMGQDENEVIFSEVEDEKASDVDSLPASERHKRIAHLQAKLFQAAAEGAVRVKRRKGPRRGEDFTLLQALVKADFWLIFISLVLASGSGLTVIDNLGQMCQSLGYSNTHIFVSMISIFNFLGRIAGGYFSENIIRHYAYPRPVAMAVVQVIMAIALFFYAMGWPGAIYVVSVLIGLGYGAHWAIVPAAVSELFGLKSFGSLYNFLTLASPAGSLIFSGVIASGIYDYQAKKQHQMLDPIGRVEEAESLTCNGTICYSITCGIMSGLCAISVVLSLIVVHRTKRVYTQLYANPQT; the protein is encoded by the exons ATGGTTATTCAAATTCCTGAGAAACTGAAATCCTTTTTCAACAACAAATGGGCGGTTTTTGTAGCCTCAATGTGGGTTCAATCTTGTTCAGGAATTGGGTATCTTTTTGGAAGCATATCTCCAGTGATAAAAAGCACCATGGGTTATAATCAAAGGCAAGTGTCTATGCTGGGTGTGGCCAAAGATTTAGGAGATGCTATTGGTTTCATTGCTGGGAGTTTGTGTGAAATTTTGCCAATTTGGTCGGTTTTACTGATCGGGGTTGTGCAGAACTTTATTGGGTATGGTCTGGTTGGACTCATTGTCGTAGGTGCTTTGCCTGCTCTGCCTCTTTGGGTG CTATGCATTTTGATATTTGTCGGAACAAATGGTGAGACGTACTTCAATACAGGAGctcttgtttcttgtgttcAGAACTTCCCCAAAAGCCGTGGTCCAGTCGTTGGCATACTAAAGGGATTTGCTGGCTTAAGTGGTGCAATTCTTACTCAAATATATGCCATGATGAACTTTCCCAATCAAGCATCACTAATCTTTATGGTTGCTGTTTGTCCGACTGTGATTATAAGTGCTCTCATGTTCATTGTTCGACCAGTTGGAGGTCACAAGCAATTTAGACAAAGTGATAATTCAAGCTTCTTGTTTACTTACAGTATTTGCCTTGTTCTAGCTGCTTATCTCTTGACAGTATTGGTACTTGAAGATTTAGTCAGTCTGAACCAGACATTGATCATAATATTAACTGTTATTTTAATTGTTCTCATTTTACTTCCTATTGCAATCCCCATTATGTTGGTTTTCTTCTCGCAACCAAGACCCACAACAGAAGAGAGCCTTCTTCTTGATCCCCAGAAACAGGAAGCTGGTAAAATGGGACAGGATGAGAATGAGGTAATTTTCAGTGAGGTGGAAGATGAGAAAGCCTCGGATGTTGATTCACTTCCAGCATCAGAGAGGCATAAAAGAATTGCTCATTTGCAAGCTAAACTGTTTCAAGCAGCTGCAGAAGGAGCTGTAAGGGTTAAGCGGAGAAAAGGTCCTCGTAGAGGAGAGGATTTTACTTTGTTGCAGGCACTTGTGAAGGCAGATTTCTGGCTTATTTTTATCTCATTGGTACTAGCTTCTGGTTCTGGGTTGACAGTGATTGATAACCTTGGTCAGATGTGCCAATCCCTTGGTTACAGCAATACTCACATCTTTGTCTCAATGATTAGCATTTTTAATTTCCTTGGTCGTATTGCTGGAGGATACTTCTCTGAGAACATTATAAG ACACTATGCATACCCAAGACCAGTGGCAATGGCTGTGGTTCAGGTCATTATGGCAATTGCACTTTTCTTCTATGCTATGGGTTGGCCTGGGGCAATTTATGTAGTCTCGGTGCTTATTGGACTTGGATATGGGGCACACTGGGCAATCGTGCCAGCTGCAGTGTCTGaattgtttggattgaaaaGCTTCGGTTCCTTGTATAATTTCCTGACATTGGCAAGCCCAGCTGGCTCTTTAATCTTTTCTGGTGTTATTGCCAGTGGAATATATGACTATCAGGCCAAGAAACAACATCAGATGCTGGATCCCATAGGACGTGTTGAGGAAGCTGAGTCACTCACTTGCAACGGCACCATCTGCTACTCAATCACTTGTGGAATCATGTCAGGACTCTGTGCAATTTCTGTTGTGCTGAGTCTAATTGTTGTTCATCGAACGAAGAGGGTCTACACTCAACTTTATGCAAACCCTCAGACTTGA
- the LOC113739456 gene encoding protein ROOT INITIATION DEFECTIVE 3-like: MRSLCDCRVIKRDNMDCKEALAVCSDKNISIGITIWDLENGDRLLHIPTCSSPPHGLISLRNQYLVASQVQRTGSVSGGVIFSWPLSKHQATLRSYLLESTGPLSCTRDGTFLACGATSGNIHVWEVTSGRLLKNWSAHHTSICCMVLSSDDSFLISGSADGSIAVWSMISLLAEGNCDCLTSIVSMSKDHTGAITGLLPASTNSSSNFISSSLDGTCKVWNMLSGNLIKTKAFPLPITAIVLDLLEEILFCGSDNGAIFLNKFDAGLLNDPFSSPCGEQIVLNGHQKSITALTSCKAGLVSASDDCTVCLWDTVNYTIIRRFNHFKGPISNLVAISKSSLIPKNNHRTSQFRVCVLDKNSQPTNFAKETVTLLPSSTAQEETDAMSGCRSTNLLEKHILDLERERTLDALQMRVETNRENQMWAIKMTKHTMEMNQCLQSAYLDLLHDRLLQPHDSRLKMEK; the protein is encoded by the exons ATGAGAAGTCTATGTGATTGCCGAGTGATAAAGAGAGACAACATGGATTGCAAGGAGGCATTGGCAGTGTGCAGTGATAAGAACATTAGCATAGGAATAACAATTTGGGACCTAGAAAATGGTGATCGTCTTCTCCACATACCAACTTGTTCTTCACCTCCTCATGGCCTCATTTCTTTGAGAAACCAATATCTTGTGGCTTCTCAGGTTCAAAGAACTGGCTCGGTCAGTGGTGGGGTCATTTTCAGTTGGCCCTTAAGTAAG CATCAAGCCACTTTAAGGAGCTATCTACTGGAATCCACCGGACCCCTATCCTGCACAAGGGATGGAACATTTCTGGCTTGTGGAGCTACTTCTGGAAACATACACGTTTGGGAG GTTACTTCTGGGAGGCTACTGAAGAACTGGTCAGCACATCACACCTCAATATGCTGTATGGTTCTTTCTAGCGATGATTCCTTTCTTATCTCCGGTTCAGCGGATGGAAGTATTGCTGTTTGGTCCATGATTAG TTTGCTGGCTGAGGGCAATTGTGATTGCTTAACGTCAATTGTGAGTATGTCCAAAGACCACACGGGAGCTATAACTGGCCTATTGCCTGCATCCACCAACTCCAGTTCTAATTTTATCTCCAGCTCCCTCGATGGAACCTGCAAG GTGTGGAATATGTTGTCAGGGAATCTTATAAAAACGAAAGCTTTTCCATTGCCAATAACTGCAATTGTTCTTGATCttcttgaagaaattttgtTCTGTGGAAGTGACAATGGGGCaattttcttgaacaaatttGATGCTGGACTTCTAAATGATCCCTTTTCCAGCCCATGTGGTGAACAAATTGTGCTAAATGGACACCA AAAATCAATAACTGCATTGACATCTTGCAAAGCGGGTCTGGTTTCTGCTTCTGATGACTGTACTGTTTGCCTCTGGGACACAGTCAATTATACCATTATTAGAAGATTCAACCACTTTAAAG GGCCAATATCTAATTTGGTGGCAATCAGCAAGTCATCTTTAATACCTAAGAACAACCATAGAACCTCTCAATTCCGCGTTTGTGTGCTTGACAAGAATTCTCAGCCTACCAACTTTGCCAAGGAAACAGTTACGCTTCTGCCTTCAAGCACTGCCCAAGAAGAAACCGATGCCATGTCAGGCTGCAGAAGCACGAATTTACTTGAGAAGCACATACTTGATTTAGAG AGAGAGAGGACGCTTGATGCTCTACAAATGAGAGTAGAAACGAATAGAGAGAATCAGATGTGGGCTATAAAGATGACAAAGCACACAATGGAGATGAACCAGTGTCTTCAATCTGCGTATTTGGATTTGCTGCATGATCGATTACTACAGCCTCATGATTCAAGACTGAAGATGGAAAAGTAA